One stretch of Thalassovita sp. DNA includes these proteins:
- a CDS encoding cytochrome C, producing the protein MKNILIATATLAALAAPALAEGDAAAGEKAFKKCKSCHMIKADDGTMIVKGGKTGPNLYGIVGKPLGSVEGYKYGKSIVAAGEAGIVWDEAGLAAYVADPKGYLKEVTGDSKAKSKMTFKLKKGGEDVAAYLASLAPAPAEEETEAAASDS; encoded by the coding sequence ATGAAAAATATTCTGATCGCCACAGCCACCTTGGCTGCCCTCGCCGCCCCCGCTCTTGCCGAAGGTGATGCAGCAGCAGGCGAAAAAGCGTTTAAGAAATGTAAATCCTGCCACATGATCAAAGCTGATGACGGCACCATGATCGTCAAAGGCGGCAAGACCGGCCCGAACCTCTATGGCATCGTCGGCAAGCCACTGGGCTCGGTCGAGGGCTATAAATACGGCAAAAGCATCGTGGCCGCCGGCGAAGCGGGCATCGTTTGGGACGAAGCGGGCCTGGCCGCTTATGTCGCAGACCCCAAAGGTTACCTGAAAGAGGTGACCGGCGATTCGAAGGCCAAATCGAAAATGACCTTCAAACTGAAAAAGGGCGGCGAAGATGTTGCGGCCTATCTGGCATCGCTGGCCCCTGCCCCGGCTGAGGAAGAGACCGAAGCCGCAGCATCCGACAGCTGA